From Pseudanabaena sp. PCC 6802, one genomic window encodes:
- the thiC gene encoding phosphomethylpyrimidine synthase ThiC, whose translation MTTETTPKRRGEFRGTQMHCARNGEITTEMQYVAWRENLPVELVRAEVARGRAIIPANKNHINLEPMTIGIASKCKVNANIGASPNSSNLEEEVAKLHLAVKYGADTVMDLSTGGGNLDEIRTAIINVSPVPIGTVPIYQALESVHGRIENLTPDDFLHIIEKQAQQGVDYQTIHAGILIEHLPLVRNRITGIVSRGGGILARWMLHHHKQNPLYTHFNDIIEIFKKYDVSFSLGDSLRPGCTHDASDDAQLAELKTLGQLTRRAWEHDVQVMVEGPGHVPMDQIEFNVRKQMEECSEAPFYVLGPLVTDIAPGYDHITSAIGAAMAGWYGTAMLCYVTPKEHLGLPNAEDVRNGLIAYKIAAHAADIARHRPGARDRDDELSKARYNFDWNRQFELSLDPERAREYHDETLPADIYKTAEFCSMCGPKFCPMQTKVDADALTELEKFLMKEPVASA comes from the coding sequence ATGACTACTGAAACAACCCCCAAACGACGGGGTGAATTTCGCGGCACGCAAATGCATTGCGCTCGTAACGGTGAAATTACCACGGAAATGCAGTACGTGGCATGGCGGGAAAACCTGCCCGTAGAATTAGTACGCGCAGAAGTCGCTAGAGGTCGAGCGATTATTCCTGCCAATAAGAACCACATAAACCTCGAACCGATGACGATCGGGATTGCCTCCAAATGTAAGGTCAATGCCAATATCGGTGCTTCACCCAATTCCTCTAATCTAGAAGAAGAAGTTGCCAAGCTCCATCTCGCGGTTAAGTACGGTGCCGATACCGTCATGGATCTTTCCACTGGTGGCGGCAATTTGGATGAGATTCGGACTGCGATTATTAATGTCTCCCCTGTCCCCATCGGTACAGTGCCAATTTATCAGGCTCTCGAAAGCGTACATGGCAGAATCGAAAATCTTACGCCCGATGATTTCCTCCACATCATAGAGAAACAGGCACAGCAGGGCGTGGACTACCAAACTATCCATGCGGGTATCTTGATCGAACACCTGCCCCTGGTCAGAAACCGCATCACAGGCATTGTCTCCCGTGGCGGTGGGATTTTGGCGCGGTGGATGCTGCACCATCACAAACAAAATCCTCTCTACACGCACTTCAACGATATTATTGAGATTTTCAAAAAGTATGACGTGTCGTTTAGTTTGGGAGATTCCCTGCGGCCTGGCTGTACCCACGATGCTTCCGATGACGCGCAGTTGGCAGAACTCAAGACGCTCGGTCAGTTAACTCGTCGTGCCTGGGAACACGACGTGCAGGTAATGGTAGAAGGCCCCGGTCACGTACCGATGGATCAGATCGAGTTTAACGTGCGCAAGCAAATGGAAGAGTGTTCGGAAGCGCCCTTCTATGTCCTGGGGCCTCTAGTGACGGATATTGCACCTGGCTACGATCATATTACTTCGGCGATCGGGGCAGCGATGGCGGGCTGGTACGGTACTGCCATGCTGTGCTACGTCACGCCTAAGGAACATTTGGGCTTGCCGAATGCCGAGGACGTGCGCAATGGTTTGATCGCCTACAAGATTGCAGCTCACGCGGCTGACATTGCCCGCCATCGCCCCGGTGCCAGAGATAGGGACGACGAACTCTCTAAAGCACGGTATAACTTTGACTGGAATCGCCAGTTTGAATTATCGCTCGATCCAGAAAGAGCGCGAGAGTATCACGATGAAACATTACCAGCCGACATCTACAAAACCGCAGAATTTTGCTCGATGTGCGGGCCTAAGTTCTGCCCCATGCAAACAAAAGTAGATGCTGATGCTTTAACTGAGCTAGAGAAGTTCTTAATGAAAGAACCTGTAGCAAGCGCATAG
- the rfbD gene encoding dTDP-4-dehydrorhamnose reductase: MGQQLKILLTGITGQVGWELQRSLLPLGEIIPVDRRAIDLSDPDSIRSAIRQFQPHLIVNPAAYTAVDKAESELDLAMAINGIAPGIMAEEALKIGAGIIHFSTDYVFSGDRDTPYRETDPTAPLGIYGKTKLEGEIAIQSSGVPHLILRTSWVYSRMGKNFLLTILRLARERSELRIVSDQIGAPTWSRAIAEATAQILSQGARNLHEFLHDRSGIYHLSACGVTSWHGFAQAILEADPQRSEQTVTAVLPINTSDYPTPAKRPAYSLLDNTKLHDTFGLKLPDWKQSLQLAIAHT; this comes from the coding sequence ATGGGGCAGCAGCTAAAAATATTACTTACAGGTATAACCGGACAGGTGGGTTGGGAACTACAGCGATCGCTGTTGCCTCTGGGCGAAATTATTCCCGTCGATCGTAGAGCGATCGATCTGAGCGATCCAGATAGTATCCGCAGTGCCATACGCCAATTTCAGCCCCATTTGATTGTTAATCCAGCGGCATATACTGCCGTTGATAAAGCTGAATCAGAATTAGATTTGGCAATGGCGATTAACGGCATTGCACCTGGAATTATGGCGGAAGAAGCTCTAAAAATTGGTGCTGGAATTATCCACTTCTCAACTGACTATGTTTTTAGCGGCGATCGCGATACCCCGTATCGAGAAACCGATCCCACAGCTCCTCTCGGTATCTACGGTAAAACCAAACTTGAAGGAGAAATAGCCATCCAATCTTCTGGTGTACCTCATCTCATCCTGCGTACGAGTTGGGTTTACAGCCGGATGGGGAAAAACTTTTTGTTGACTATTCTGCGCTTAGCCAGAGAACGCTCGGAACTGCGTATTGTCAGCGATCAAATCGGCGCGCCGACATGGAGTCGAGCGATCGCAGAGGCCACGGCTCAAATTCTGTCGCAAGGAGCGCGCAATCTACATGAGTTCCTGCACGATCGTAGTGGTATCTACCACCTTAGTGCTTGTGGAGTAACGAGTTGGCATGGATTCGCCCAGGCTATTTTAGAAGCAGATCCCCAGCGCTCGGAACAAACAGTCACAGCAGTTCTACCCATTAATACTTCTGACTATCCCACCCCAGCTAAACGTCCTGCCTATTCGCTCCTCGACAATACCAAACTGCACGATACGTTTGGACTAAAACTACCGGATTGGAAACAGTCTCTGCAACTGGCGATCGCCCATACATAG
- a CDS encoding PHP domain-containing protein, with product MITKTHPNLNSLTVQHLRQVFASVDAASCPHSLNFHLHTVYSDGKMQPEESIDQAIALGMSHLAITDHHTTRGYFVAIEHLEHRARQASERDVPKLPQLWAGVEINASLLFTEVHILGYAFDPHHKAISPYVQGRNTAGLEYQAVSVINAIHSAGGIAVLAHPMRYRRSPQELIPAAAALQIDGVETYYGYDNSDPWQPSPKQTKLVRQLAETHGLLCTCGTDSHGSKITRRL from the coding sequence ATGATAACGAAAACCCACCCAAACCTTAATTCCTTGACAGTGCAGCACCTGCGGCAGGTGTTTGCATCAGTTGATGCCGCAAGTTGCCCCCATTCGCTCAATTTTCACCTGCATACCGTTTACTCCGATGGCAAGATGCAGCCTGAGGAATCGATCGATCAGGCGATCGCCCTGGGTATGTCCCATCTGGCGATTACCGACCACCACACAACACGCGGATATTTCGTCGCGATCGAACACCTGGAGCATCGTGCTAGGCAAGCTTCAGAGCGAGATGTTCCTAAACTACCGCAGTTATGGGCTGGGGTAGAGATCAATGCTAGCTTGCTGTTTACAGAAGTACATATTTTAGGCTACGCCTTCGATCCGCACCACAAGGCAATATCCCCCTACGTACAGGGTAGAAACACTGCTGGGCTAGAATATCAGGCTGTCAGTGTAATTAATGCCATTCATAGCGCTGGCGGTATTGCTGTTTTGGCACACCCGATGCGCTACCGCCGCAGTCCGCAGGAGCTGATCCCAGCGGCGGCGGCTTTGCAAATTGACGGAGTTGAAACCTACTACGGCTATGACAATAGCGATCCGTGGCAACCCAGTCCCAAACAAACCAAATTAGTGCGTCAGCTTGCCGAAACTCATGGTTTGCTATGCACCTGCGGAACCGACTCCCACGGTAGTAAAATCACCCGAAGGTTGTAG
- a CDS encoding MBL fold metallo-hydrolase produces MAKLQQRRSQNVSGDLYVDSTCIDCDTCRWMAPEVFHRDGDRSAVFHQPQSEAERLKAMQALLSCPTSSIGTVEKPLDILTVQQSFPVHIAENVYHCGFHSESSYGAASYFIQRPEGNILVDSPRYAPPLVQRLESMGGIRYMYLTHRDDVADHQKFHDRFGCDRILHQDEIGAGTRNIEMPLMDTEPLQLAPDLLIITVPGHTKGHTVLLYKDKFLFSGDHLAWSARLNQLIAFRSANWYSWSATTESMKRLANYDFEWVLPGHGRRYHSDRATMRQEMQKCIAWMEVN; encoded by the coding sequence ATGGCTAAGTTACAACAGCGGCGATCGCAAAATGTCAGCGGCGATCTCTATGTCGATAGTACCTGTATCGACTGCGATACCTGTCGCTGGATGGCTCCAGAGGTATTTCATCGCGATGGCGATCGATCGGCGGTTTTCCACCAACCCCAGAGCGAAGCAGAACGGCTGAAGGCAATGCAAGCTCTCCTCTCTTGTCCCACCTCTTCCATTGGCACCGTAGAGAAACCGCTAGATATCCTGACCGTACAGCAAAGCTTCCCAGTTCATATTGCTGAAAATGTTTACCATTGTGGATTCCATTCTGAAAGTTCCTACGGTGCGGCCAGCTATTTTATCCAAAGACCGGAAGGTAATATTCTAGTGGATTCACCGCGCTACGCACCTCCACTGGTGCAAAGGCTAGAGAGTATGGGTGGGATTCGCTACATGTATCTAACCCATCGCGATGATGTGGCGGATCATCAGAAATTTCACGATCGCTTCGGTTGCGATCGCATTTTACATCAAGACGAGATTGGTGCAGGCACTCGCAATATTGAGATGCCACTGATGGATACGGAACCACTGCAATTAGCACCAGATCTATTAATTATTACAGTGCCGGGGCACACGAAAGGTCACACAGTTTTGTTGTATAAAGACAAGTTCCTCTTCTCTGGCGATCATCTAGCGTGGTCGGCAAGGTTGAATCAATTGATCGCATTTAGATCCGCGAATTGGTACTCCTGGTCGGCAACGACAGAGTCAATGAAAAGGCTCGCCAACTATGATTTTGAGTGGGTATTGCCAGGGCACGGTCGTCGCTATCATAGCGATCGCGCCACTATGCGCCAAGAAATGCAAAAATGCATTGCCTGGATGGAAGTTAACTAA
- a CDS encoding DUF4912 domain-containing protein: MAKIRPPLEEMTLRQLRRVAQEYEISRYSRMRKSQLLEAILAAKAQRNELHSLGHPSHHNMDMQEIVEAKKFDLGSEEPVSVLLTQVDEALGDLPGGYGESRIVLMPRDPQWAYAYWDISNSEKEKKRQQGGQKLALRLYDSTGLNLDRQVPHSVQEYGCDELAREYYLQIPVSDRDYIVEIGYRCADGRWLPIVKSASVRVPPMYPSDWVEDHFITVSWEKGLNGENLFALVSPDGMDTVNELEPESANTLEAQHLAGSLQERSQMSGAGMMEESVSSYIFPSGMGAWASGSGMSGVGASGVGTSGVAMSGVGMSGVGMSGVGMSGVGMSGVGMSGVGISGVGMSGVGVSLSGIGMSGVGMSGVGMSGVGVSLSGIGMSGVGMSGVGMSGVGMSGVGISGVGMMSGVGMMSGVGMMSGVGMMSGVGMMSGVGMMSGVGMMSGVGMSGIGVGMSGIGLSGVGMSGVGMSGIGVGMSGVGMSGIGVGMSGVGMSGVGMSGIGVGMSGIGLSGVGMSGVGMSGIGVGMSGIGVGMSGVGMSGIGLSGVGMSGIGVGMSGVGMSGIGVGMSGVGLSGVGMSGIGVGMSGIGLSGVGMSGVGMSGVGMSGVGLYGLGMSGIGMSGIGIFSGSGVPQRPRQFWLIADAELIVYGATEPDANVTIAGRPIALNPDGTFRFHMSFQDGVIDFPIFAVAADGEQNRSIHMKFERQTPERRTNTKEAAVPEWIG, translated from the coding sequence ATGGCTAAAATCAGGCCACCACTCGAAGAAATGACTTTGCGCCAATTGCGTAGGGTTGCTCAGGAGTACGAAATTTCCCGCTATAGCCGTATGCGCAAGTCTCAATTGCTTGAGGCTATTTTGGCAGCAAAAGCTCAGAGGAATGAGTTGCACTCTCTTGGGCATCCCTCCCATCACAATATGGATATGCAAGAGATCGTAGAAGCCAAAAAATTTGATTTAGGAAGTGAGGAGCCAGTGTCCGTATTATTAACGCAGGTAGATGAAGCTTTAGGCGACCTACCAGGAGGTTATGGGGAAAGTCGGATTGTCCTAATGCCAAGAGATCCGCAATGGGCCTACGCATATTGGGACATTTCCAACTCTGAAAAAGAGAAAAAACGCCAGCAAGGTGGTCAAAAGCTAGCTTTACGTCTTTATGACTCCACCGGGCTGAATTTGGATCGTCAAGTTCCTCACAGCGTTCAAGAATATGGCTGTGATGAGTTAGCTAGGGAATATTATCTGCAAATTCCAGTCAGCGATCGCGACTATATTGTTGAAATTGGCTATCGCTGTGCTGACGGTCGTTGGCTACCCATAGTTAAGTCGGCATCAGTACGCGTCCCTCCCATGTATCCATCCGACTGGGTAGAAGATCATTTCATTACGGTTTCTTGGGAAAAGGGACTGAATGGAGAGAACCTGTTTGCACTGGTATCGCCCGATGGAATGGATACCGTTAACGAACTCGAGCCAGAGTCTGCCAATACCTTGGAAGCGCAGCACCTTGCAGGGTCCCTCCAGGAGCGATCGCAGATGTCTGGTGCGGGCATGATGGAAGAATCCGTGAGTTCTTACATTTTCCCATCGGGTATGGGGGCATGGGCTAGCGGCAGTGGCATGTCTGGTGTCGGTGCGTCTGGTGTTGGCACGTCCGGTGTTGCTATGTCTGGCGTTGGCATGTCCGGTGTTGGTATGTCCGGTGTCGGTATGTCTGGCGTTGGCATGTCTGGCGTTGGCATGTCCGGTGTCGGTATTTCCGGGGTCGGCATGTCTGGCGTTGGAGTTAGCCTATCCGGTATTGGTATGTCTGGGGTCGGCATGTCCGGGGTCGGTATGTCTGGCGTTGGAGTTAGCCTATCCGGTATTGGTATGTCTGGCGTTGGCATGTCTGGCGTTGGTATGTCTGGCGTTGGCATGTCTGGCGTTGGCATATCCGGTGTCGGCATGATGTCCGGTGTCGGCATGATGTCCGGTGTCGGCATGATGTCCGGTGTCGGCATGATGTCCGGTGTCGGCATGATGTCCGGTGTCGGCATGATGTCCGGTGTCGGCATGATGTCCGGTGTCGGTATGTCTGGTATTGGTGTTGGCATGTCCGGTATTGGTTTATCCGGTGTCGGTATGTCTGGTGTCGGCATGTCCGGTATTGGCGTTGGTATGTCCGGTGTCGGTATGTCCGGTATTGGTGTTGGCATGTCCGGTGTCGGCATGTCTGGTGTCGGCATGTCTGGTATTGGTGTTGGCATGTCCGGTATTGGTTTATCCGGTGTCGGTATGTCCGGTGTTGGTATGTCCGGTATTGGCGTTGGTATGTCCGGTATTGGCGTTGGTATGTCCGGTGTCGGCATGTCTGGTATTGGTTTATCCGGTGTCGGCATGTCCGGTATTGGCGTTGGTATGTCCGGTGTCGGCATGTCTGGTATTGGCGTTGGTATGTCCGGTGTCGGTTTATCCGGTGTCGGCATGTCTGGTATTGGCGTTGGCATGTCTGGTATTGGTTTATCCGGTGTCGGTATGTCTGGTGTTGGCATGTCTGGTGTCGGTATGTCTGGCGTGGGTCTGTATGGGCTTGGCATGTCTGGCATCGGCATGTCTGGCATCGGCATATTCTCTGGATCCGGTGTTCCGCAACGTCCTCGGCAGTTCTGGTTAATTGCCGATGCCGAGTTGATCGTTTATGGAGCCACAGAACCGGATGCCAATGTTACGATCGCCGGTCGTCCCATTGCCCTTAATCCTGATGGCACTTTCCGTTTTCACATGTCCTTCCAGGATGGTGTTATTGACTTCCCCATCTTTGCCGTAGCAGCCGATGGCGAACAAAATCGCTCTATTCACATGAAGTTTGAGCGTCAAACACCTGAGCGTCGCACTAATACCAAAGAGGCAGCAGTGCCAGAGTGGATCGGATAG
- a CDS encoding serine/threonine phosphatase — MPTIVCTKCGFENPDRNKFCQNCGFNFANASANAGVNTTIQIPKTESESSAWENISDRDIAAMSLDLPITSTTSAAATTETINPANQAEIGHGPIAVDVVDGVTTETESTIAPSDPAIPPATTDEDTGSVNTDDVKNISNPGDRADANDLEARTASPSEQLTDRAATEPDNPTLPLDLEISEAKTQKSEIFSISYAGLTDVGQQRDHNEDNFAIGTQIATTEMPDRKAQVTSRGLFILCDGMGGHAGGEVASSMAIQTIMEMFRPFWINKLPGIKTLREIIHVANQAIYDRNEIELRRDAGRMGTTLVLLANYENEVAIAHVGDSRIYQVTATELKQITRDHEVANRLIDQGIELQEAMSRHDAHQLTQALGPYANSQVDPGISFLRVSEPTLFLLCSDGLCDNDLVEQNWETHLLPLLAGDADLKSGVRNLINLGNTINGHDNITAILIRCQFEQ, encoded by the coding sequence ATGCCTACGATCGTTTGTACTAAATGCGGTTTTGAGAATCCCGATCGCAATAAGTTCTGTCAAAACTGTGGCTTTAACTTTGCCAATGCCAGTGCCAATGCTGGTGTAAACACTACCATACAAATCCCTAAAACCGAAAGTGAAAGCTCTGCCTGGGAAAATATATCCGATCGCGACATTGCTGCCATGTCCCTCGATCTCCCCATTACAAGTACAACTAGTGCAGCAGCAACTACAGAAACTATTAATCCTGCGAATCAGGCCGAGATTGGGCACGGGCCTATTGCGGTTGATGTAGTAGATGGCGTTACTACTGAAACGGAGAGTACGATCGCGCCTAGCGATCCGGCTATACCACCTGCCACAACTGATGAAGATACTGGCAGCGTAAATACTGATGATGTTAAGAATATTAGCAATCCTGGCGATCGCGCCGATGCGAACGATCTTGAAGCACGTACTGCTAGCCCCTCAGAACAACTAACAGATCGAGCAGCAACAGAACCAGATAACCCAACCCTACCATTAGATCTTGAAATATCAGAAGCTAAGACTCAAAAGTCAGAAATTTTCAGCATTAGTTATGCTGGATTAACCGATGTCGGTCAGCAACGAGACCATAACGAGGATAACTTTGCGATCGGTACGCAGATTGCAACAACGGAAATGCCCGATCGCAAAGCTCAGGTAACATCACGAGGGTTATTCATTCTGTGCGATGGTATGGGAGGCCATGCTGGCGGTGAAGTAGCAAGCTCCATGGCGATCCAGACAATTATGGAAATGTTTCGTCCCTTTTGGATCAATAAATTGCCAGGGATTAAGACACTCAGAGAGATTATTCACGTCGCGAATCAGGCAATTTACGATCGCAACGAGATCGAATTGCGTCGCGATGCCGGACGCATGGGTACGACCCTGGTACTTCTAGCAAATTATGAAAATGAAGTGGCGATCGCCCATGTTGGCGACAGTCGCATCTATCAAGTCACCGCCACAGAGTTGAAACAAATTACCCGCGATCACGAAGTTGCCAATCGTCTGATCGACCAGGGTATAGAACTGCAAGAGGCAATGTCTCGTCATGACGCACATCAACTTACACAAGCACTCGGCCCCTATGCTAATTCTCAAGTCGATCCAGGCATCTCCTTCCTAAGAGTTAGCGAGCCGACCTTATTTTTGTTATGTTCCGATGGTCTATGCGATAACGATTTAGTAGAACAAAATTGGGAAACGCATCTTTTACCGCTCCTGGCTGGCGATGCCGACCTGAAATCTGGCGTGAGAAATCTCATCAATCTTGGCAACACGATCAACGGTCACGACAACATCACCGCGATTCTAATACGCTGCCAATTCGAGCAGTAA
- the ilvN gene encoding acetolactate synthase small subunit encodes MKHTLSVVVEDEAGVLTRIASLFARRGFNIESLAVGAAEEGGCSRITMVVPGDDLVIEQLTKQLNKLINVIKVNDVTEIPCVERELMLIKVNAVPEKRSEIIEIAQIFRARVVDVSDDSLTLEVVGDPGKMVAIVKMLQKFGIREIARTGKISLTRESGVNTEYLKAS; translated from the coding sequence ATGAAACACACCCTCTCTGTTGTAGTTGAGGATGAGGCGGGGGTACTCACTCGTATAGCAAGCTTGTTTGCTCGCCGTGGATTTAATATTGAAAGCCTTGCTGTTGGAGCAGCAGAAGAAGGCGGCTGCTCTCGTATTACTATGGTCGTACCAGGAGACGATCTCGTCATCGAGCAACTGACAAAACAGCTTAACAAGTTGATTAACGTCATTAAGGTAAACGACGTAACTGAGATCCCCTGCGTTGAGCGGGAGTTAATGCTGATCAAAGTTAATGCCGTTCCTGAAAAGCGATCGGAAATAATTGAGATCGCTCAGATCTTCCGCGCTCGTGTCGTAGATGTTTCGGATGACTCGCTGACACTTGAAGTAGTGGGCGATCCGGGCAAAATGGTAGCGATCGTGAAGATGCTACAAAAATTCGGTATTCGTGAAATTGCCCGAACGGGCAAAATCTCCCTGACCAGAGAGTCAGGCGTTAACACCGAATATCTCAAAGCTTCTTGA
- a CDS encoding FAD-dependent oxidoreductase has protein sequence MTVTESLLDRMPANTMQNLQRVDRFWQAYRSQQQTIPVVVQQSAVDLNELDCDVVICGGTLGVFIGCALAVRGWRVTIVEQGILRGREQEWNISRPELEAFLELDLLTPEELQRAIATEYNPGRVSFLGGVELWVRDVLNIGVDPVFLLEALKQKFLASGGKLLEKTGFEKATVHPNGVSVMTNALEPDRESGTAIKARLLLDVMGHFSAIARQARQGQKTDGVCMVVGSCAQGMPQKDFGDLIVTFAPIKNKCQYFWEAFPARDGRTTYMFTYADARPQRPSFAELWEEYLSQLPQYQNVDLQQVKFLRALFGFFPSYRASPLQTAWDRILQVGDSSGSQSPLSFGGFGAMLRHLVRLANGIDSALKSDCLSCEALRLLQPYQPNLSVTWLFQKAMSADIDRDVEPERINYMLSTVFQCMQALGEPVLKPFLQDVVQFPALSQTMLKMAIADPVLVGKVIQQVGIVALLDWTRHYLSLGGYSLCDRLGEVLKPILPNLIPEQQYFWQCQLDAWKFGSGGDYLTELAIGSQQSTFSEKIL, from the coding sequence ATGACCGTAACTGAATCATTGCTGGATCGAATGCCTGCCAATACAATGCAGAATTTGCAGCGCGTCGATCGCTTTTGGCAAGCATATAGATCCCAACAGCAGACAATTCCAGTGGTGGTACAGCAGAGCGCAGTAGACTTAAACGAGCTTGACTGCGATGTGGTAATTTGTGGCGGCACGCTTGGCGTGTTTATTGGTTGCGCTCTAGCTGTGCGGGGATGGCGAGTGACGATTGTCGAGCAGGGAATTTTGCGCGGTCGCGAACAGGAATGGAATATCTCGCGCCCGGAATTAGAGGCTTTTCTAGAACTAGATCTGCTAACCCCAGAGGAATTGCAACGGGCGATCGCCACAGAATACAACCCCGGTCGAGTTAGCTTCCTGGGCGGTGTAGAACTGTGGGTAAGGGATGTCTTGAATATTGGAGTCGATCCGGTGTTTCTGCTAGAGGCATTGAAACAGAAATTTCTCGCTAGCGGCGGTAAACTCCTGGAAAAAACTGGGTTTGAGAAAGCAACCGTGCATCCCAATGGCGTAAGTGTTATGACTAACGCGCTGGAACCCGATCGAGAGTCTGGGACTGCAATTAAAGCGCGATTACTCCTGGATGTAATGGGGCATTTCAGCGCGATCGCTCGCCAGGCTAGGCAAGGACAAAAAACCGATGGGGTTTGTATGGTCGTGGGCAGTTGCGCCCAAGGGATGCCACAAAAAGACTTTGGCGATCTAATCGTGACGTTTGCTCCCATAAAGAACAAGTGTCAATATTTCTGGGAAGCTTTCCCTGCCAGAGACGGCAGAACCACGTACATGTTTACCTATGCTGACGCTCGTCCCCAGCGCCCTAGCTTTGCAGAATTATGGGAGGAATATCTCTCGCAGTTGCCGCAATATCAGAATGTCGATCTCCAGCAAGTTAAATTCCTGCGTGCCCTATTCGGATTTTTTCCATCCTATCGCGCTTCTCCTTTGCAAACCGCCTGGGATCGGATTCTGCAAGTGGGAGATAGTAGCGGCAGTCAGTCGCCCCTGAGCTTTGGGGGGTTTGGTGCCATGTTGCGGCATCTCGTGCGCTTGGCCAATGGGATTGACTCAGCGTTAAAGAGCGATTGCCTCAGTTGCGAAGCATTGCGCTTATTGCAACCCTATCAACCCAATCTGTCCGTGACGTGGCTGTTCCAAAAAGCGATGAGTGCGGACATAGATCGAGATGTCGAACCGGAGCGGATAAATTATATGCTTTCGACCGTATTCCAATGCATGCAAGCACTGGGAGAACCAGTTCTGAAGCCTTTTCTCCAGGATGTCGTACAGTTTCCGGCTCTATCGCAAACGATGTTGAAGATGGCGATCGCCGATCCCGTGTTAGTAGGCAAAGTCATCCAACAGGTAGGCATAGTCGCTTTACTAGATTGGACGCGCCATTACCTCAGCTTAGGCGGGTATAGCCTTTGCGATCGCCTTGGAGAAGTACTCAAACCCATTTTGCCGAATCTGATCCCAGAGCAACAGTATTTTTGGCAATGTCAATTAGATGCTTGGAAATTCGGCTCTGGTGGAGATTATTTGACTGAATTAGCGATCGGCAGTCAGCAGTCAACTTTTAGCGAGAAAATCTTATAA